CGCGCCTGCGGCCTGCTGCTGGTTGTGCTTTCAACTGTTGCGATGTCGATTGCCGAGGCGAGCGCACCATTGACCGATGTGTCCGCCTGGGCGCAGTTCTGGAATGCAATTGCTCGCGTCCTCGTCTTCATCTTCATCGTCCAGTTGATCACGAATCTGCGTGAGGCACGGCAGCACGCCGACCGCCTGGCGCGAACAGACAACCTCACCGGCGTCTCCAATCTGCTCGCGTTCCGCGAAATCAGCGCAATTGAGCTGGAGACGGTGCAACGGACACAGCAGCCCCTGACCCTGATGTTCCTCGACATTGATGACTTCAAGAACGTCAACGACAACCACGGGCACTCCGTGGGCGACGAGATGTTGCGTGAGGTTGCCGATGCGCTGCGGGAGCTGGCGCGCCCGGACGACCTCGTTGCCCGCGTTGGCGGCGATGAGTTCGTGCTGCTGCTGCCGCGAACCAACACCAACTCAGCTATGCACTT
This is a stretch of genomic DNA from Thermomicrobiales bacterium. It encodes these proteins:
- a CDS encoding GGDEF domain-containing protein, whose product is MGRLHRWIESQPPHFVLIACIVVAGLIGIVDVATGAQLFLTVLYLVPISVATWRAGRACGLLLVVLSTVAMSIAEASAPLTDVSAWAQFWNAIARVLVFIFIVQLITNLREARQHADRLARTDNLTGVSNLLAFREISAIELETVQRTQQPLTLMFLDIDDFKNVNDNHGHSVGDEMLREVADALRELARPDDLVARVGGDEFVLLLPRTNTNSAMHFADRVARRISAIVRPDGSALTCSIGLSSANDGFTTIDDVLHEADRAMYLAKSQRARSRGIVSNDAPALRLLAPPDQSAEASAFDA